A window of Bacillus toyonensis BCT-7112 genomic DNA:
TTGCATTCTCAAGCTCTGCTGCTGCATCTTTTTCTTCTTTACGCTTTTGAGCTTCTAAAGTTTTCATACTGCTGTTTGTCGCTTCAGCAGCTAATCCTTGTTTTAGTAAAAAGTTATTTGCATAACCATCTGGTACGTTTTTTATTTCTCCTTTTTTACCTTTACCTTTTACGTCTTTTAGAAAAATTACTTTCATGATTGTGTGCCTCCCTGTAAATAGTCATCAATAACAAATCGAAGCTTCTCCTCAGCTTCATCTACTGTAACATTTTTCATTTGTGTGGCTGCATTCGTCAAATGCCCGCCACCTCCTAGATTCTCCATAATTAGCTGCACATTCACTTCACCTAAAGACCTGCCGCTAATTCCAATGAAATTCTCCCCACGTTTCGCTATAACAAATGATGCAATAATACCCGTCATCGTTAATAGCGTGTCCGCTGATTGTGCAATAAGCACTTGATCGTAATAGTCATCACTATCAACTTTTGCAATAGCAATTCCATTTTTATAAATGTACGCATTTTTAATAGCTTTTGCAACTCGTAAATACTGATTCATATCTTCTTTTAACAATTCTTGTACAAGTACAGTATCTGCACCATGCGAGCGTAAATAAGAAGCTGCATCAAACGTACGAGCACCCGTCCGGAACGTAAAACTTTTCGTATCAACAATAATACCAGCTAACAATGCCGTCGCTTCTAACATTGTCATCTTTAAATTTTTCGGTTGATACTCAAGTAATTCTGTAACAAGTTCTGCCGTCGAAGAAGCATATGGTTCCATGTAAACAAGTAATGGATCTTCAATAAAATCTTCTCCACGACGATGATGGTCAATCACCACTACATTTTCAATTTTACGAACCAGTTTTTCCTCCATCACCATAGAAGGCTTATGTGTATCCACAACAACAAGTAAGGACTCATCATTTGCAAATTCCATCGCTTGATCTGGGGTAATAAAATGAGACCATAGTTCTTCATTTTGTTTCACTTTATCCATCAGACGTTTAATTCCCTTATCGGAATCATTTTCATCTAACACAATATATCCTTTGCGCTCATTTAATTGAGCTACCTTTAAAATACCAATCGCAGCACCAATTGCATCCATATCAGGGGCCCTATGTCCCATTATAATGACATTACTACTTTCTAATACTAAATCCTTCAATGCATGCGAAATAACTCTAGCACGTACACGAGTACGCTTTTCAACTGGATTTGTTTTACCGCCGTAAAATTTAACTTTACCTGTCGCTTGTTTAATAGCTACTTGATCCCCACCACGTCCAAGCGCAAGGTCTAAACCAGATTGAGCCATTGCTCCAAGCTCTGATAAAGGCATATCACCTGATCCGACACCCACACTTAACGTAAGTGGTATATTCCTTTTAGATGTTTCTTCACGCACTTGATCTAAAATGTTAAACTTGCCTTTCTCCATTTGTGCTAAAATACTTTCATTTAGTACAACGAAGAACCTCTCTGAAGATGCACGTTTTAAATAAGCGCCATACTTAACGGCCCATTCATTTAGACGTGACGTCACAAGACTTGTTATATTCGTACGTAATTGATCATCTAATCCTTGTGTAACTTCATCATAGTTATCTAAATAAATAACAGCTAAAACAGTGCGTTGATCTTCATACATCTTTTCAATTTCTGTTTGTTCCGTTACATCAAAGAAATAAATTAGCTTTTCTTCTTTCCTTACAAAAACACGGAACTTTCGATTATTTAAAGAAACTATATCGTCAGAAGTTTCCCCCTTAATAAAAAGGAGTAATGTTTCTGATACATCGTAAAGGTGCCAACCGGCTAATGCATGCTGTCCCAAACATGATGATAAATAAGGATTTGCCCAATCAATCCCATAATCCTTATTGTATAACAAAATACCAATTGGCATTTGGTTAAATGCTTCATTACTCACTTTCTTTACCCTTGTAATCATATCTGTCGTATGTTTTTCAAAATTTCTTTGGAAAGTAAGTTCGAATCGTATAACGACAAAAAGTACAATACAAAAGATAAAAAAGGCTGATATTCCCATAATTAAATGAAAGTAACAGAGGAGTGAAATTAGCACAAATACAAAAAATGCCAATACATAAACAGGATATAAAAACCACTGTTTCTTATAAAATTCAGGCATGTATACAACTCCTATAAAGTAAAACTAACTCACCTTCCAGTTAGTTTTACAGATTAAAATAGTATAAGGAATATTATTTTATCCCCCTATTTTAGAACGCAATGAAATCCCTAAGTCAATTATACCTAAGATTGTTACAAGAGGAAACATCATCGGAATAAACATGCATACAATAAAACTAATAATAGGAACACCTTTAGTAAATCCTTTTCTATGCGCTAAAAAGGTGATAAATGTCAGACCTTGCAGTACGAGCAATAGTGCAAATATGACATATAGGTTGGAAAATACCATATATAAATATGATGCTGGTTCTACCTTTATAAAAGTTGCTAACAAAATAAATATAACGTAATACCAGACAATGCTCTTTGGCAATTGTATATCTTTAAATTTAGGCCAAGATATAACGTCATACTTTAACTTCCTCAAGACACTACCCGATAGGAGCACTGTAATCCAAGAAAAACAAACAGAAACCATTACAAGTAAACTCGGGAATAGTGTTTGTAATATCTCATTGAATTGTCCAAATAACTCTTTTTGTTCTTTACTAATTGGCATACCTGCAGCGCTTACCATCTTTTCACTTTGCGCCATACTTTCATTAAACATATTTTGTATTTGCTTCATTAAATCTATGTTAAAAAACTTTATACTTGCAACATAAATGAGCACAAAACCAATTAAATATGCAAGGGTTCCTGCCATCAAGATCTCTATTGGCTTTTTTCTTTTTTTATACATGGATCCTAAAACAATCCCTATCAATCCAAACATTATTGTCTTCACTAGATTCAAGGGCTGGCTCACAATAACGGTAATAAAAAGCGCAGCTGTAAAAATTATAAAAGCATTGGATAACCTATATTTTATCGTAAACAATATAAACGGTAATGGTAATGCGAAAGTTACAACTGTACCTAAAACCGGAACGTATAAAGACACAAGCAATAATATCGCGTATATAGCTAATAACGCTGCGCCTTCAGTAATAAATTTTGTTTGTTTCATGATTTAACCTCTCTTTCAAAAAAGAAAAGCATAGCAAAATGCACAGTAGAGTCCGACTCTACTGTGCATTTCATACGCTATTATTCACCAACATATGGTAAAAGTGCCATTTGACGAGCACGTTTAATTGCAACTGTAAGTTTGCGTTGGTATTTTGCGCTTGTTCCTGTTACACGACGAGGTAAAATTTTACCACGTTCAGAAACGAAACGTTTTAATAAATCAACATCTTTATAGTCAATGCGAGTGATGCCGTTAGATGTGAAGAAACACACCTTACGACGTTTCGCACGTCCACCTTTGCGTCCTGCCATGTCTATTCCCTCCATTCTTTGTTAAAAATAGCCGATTCATACCATTAAAATGGTAAATCGTCGTCCGAAATGTCAATCGGTTGACCAACATTCGAAAATGGATCGTCATTCTTCGTAAATCCAGAGTTTCCAGTGTTACCTGAGTTGCCTGAATTACTAGATTGACCAAATGGGTTAGAGCTTTGGTTACCGAAACCAGCTCCTGATGGTTGCTGATTGAATGAACCACGTTGCTCCCCACCGCCATTACGCGGCTCTAAAAATTGTACGCTCTCCGCAAGAACTTCTGTTACATATACACGTTTACCATCTTGTCCATCGTAATTACGAGTTTGAAGACGTCCGTCTACGCCTGCTAAGCTACCTTTTTTCAAATAATTTGCCACGTTTTCTGCTTGTTTACGCCATATTACACAATTAATAAAGTCAGCTTCACGCTCACCTTGTTGATTCGCAAATGCGCGATTCACAGCTAACGTAAAAGTAGCTACTGCAACACCATTGGGCGTGTAACGTAAGTCAGGGTCCTTAGTTAAACGACCAACGAGGATAACACGATTCATCAATCGAACCACTCTCCCTTATATATCAATTATTTTTCTTCTTCTTTAACAACGATATGACGAAGGATATCTTCGTTGATCTTAGCTAAACGGTCGAATTCGTTAATCGCTTCTGCGTTAGAGTTCACGTTTAAGATCATGTAGAAACCTTCACGTAAGTCGTTGATTTCGTAAGCTAAACGACGCTTACCCCACTCTTTCGTGTTAATGATTTCTGCACCATTGTTTGTTAAAACACCTGCAAAACGTTCAACTAAAGCTTTTTGAGCTTCTTCTTCAACGCCAGGACGAATGATGTACATAATTTCGTACTTTCTCATTACACTTTCACCTCCTTTTGGTCTAAACGGCCCATAATGGGCAAGGAGCAATTAATTTATAGTAATTACTCACGAGTTTAGATTATATCATAGTAAGTTATATGAATCAACTCACCAATACGTAAAAAACTTGGCAAACACATAATATATTTGCCAAGTTCATATCTTTATTTTTCCTAGGAAATATTAAATTAAACGTTAAAACGGAAGTGCATAACATCTCCGTCTTTTACGATATACTCTTTTCCTTCTAAACGTACTTTTCCAGCTTCTTTTGCAGCTGTCATAGAACCGTTTGTCATTAAATCATCATAAGAAACTGTTTCTGCGCGAATAAATCCACGCTCAAAGTCTGTATGAATTACGCCCGCACATTGTGGTGCTTTCATACCTTGTTTAAACGTCCATGCACGCACTTCTTGCACACCAGCTGTGAAGTAAGTAGCAAGTCCTAATAAGTCATATGCAGCACGGATTAACTGATCTAAACCAGATTCTTCAATGCCTAGTTCTTCCAGGAATACTTTTTTCTCTTCCTCATCTAACTCAGCGATTTCTGATTCAATTTTTGCACATACAACAATTACTTGTGAATTTTCATTTGCTGCAAATTCTTTTACCATTTGTACGTATTTATTTTCAGAAGGATCCATAATATCATCTTCACTTACGTTTGCTACGTATAGCATTTCTTTCGTTGTAAGTAAATGAAGGCCTTTAACAATCTTCATTTGCTCTTCTGTAAATTCAACAGTACGAGCTGGTTTCCCCTCTTCGAAAGCTTCTTTTAAACGCACTAAAATTTCATGCTCATATACTGCTTCTTTATCTTTTTGTCTTGCTAATTTCGCAACACGCTCGATACGTTTATCAACAGACTCTAAGTCTGCTAAGATTAGCTCTAAGTTGATTGTTTCAATATCATCAATTGGATCTACTTTTCCTGAAACGTGCGTAATATTTTCGTCTTCAAAACAACGAACAACTTGGCAAATTGCATCTACTTGGCGAATGTGAGATAAGAATTTATTTCCTAACCCTTCGCCCTTACTTGCACCTTTTACGATACCTGCAATATCAGTAAACTCAAATACAGTCGGAACAGTCTTTTTCGGTTCTACTAATTCCGTTAATTTATTTAAACGCTCATCTGGTACTTCTACAATTCCTACGTTTGGATCAATTGTACAGAATGGATAGTTCGCAGATTCTGCTCCTGCTTGTGTAATTGCATTAAATAAAGTGGACTTCCCTACGTTAGGTAATCCAACAATCCCAGCCGTTAATCCCATATTTTTCACTCCTATGTCTCAATCTTTCATCATTATAGATAGTAACGAAAAAAATGACAAGTTTCCTCCAAACGAAAAAAGCAACAGCCACCTACTGCAACTGTTACTTTTTCTCTATTCTTCGTGCTTCACAAGTATTTTTTTCACCTTACGATCAAACTCTCTTCGAGGAATCATTACTGAATGGTCACATCCCTCGCACTTAATGCGGATATCCATTCCCATACGAATAATTTTCCAACGATTCTCACCACATGGGTGGGCTTTCTTCATTTCCACAACGTCGTACAAGTTATATTCCTTTTGCTCCACTCTCCAAACCCCTCTCGATACTAAAGTGCTTTTCCACTAACCAGTTCTTCACGATTATATAAAACCATACGTGGATATGGAATTTCAATTCCATGTAAATCTAGACGATTTTTAATCTCTTTACGAAGTGCTCTTGCAATAACTGCATGTTGCATCGGTTCTACTTCAGCAATAACGCGTAATATAACTTCTGATGCAGCTAATGTTTGCACACCTAATAATTGAGGCGTCGTTACCATTTTTTCGTATTGTGCAGGTAACTCTATTAATAAATCCTCAATAACTTGCTCTGCTTTCGCAATGTCAGCCTCATATGAAATAGATACATCAACAAATGCTACACTATTACTAACTGAGTAGTTAGTAACTTGAACAATACTTCCGTTTGGTAAAGTATGAATTTCACCTGTCCAACTCTTTACTTTCGTTGTACGAAGTCCAATTTCTAAAACGACTCCTTCAAATTGACCGATTTTAACATAATCGCCAACTGAAAACTGATCTTCTAGCAAAATAAATAAACCTGTAATAACGTCTTTCACTAAACTTTGAGCACCAAATCCGACTGCTAAACCAATTACCCCGGCACCCGCTAATAAACCTGATGCATTAATATTAAACACACCTAAAATCGCAATTAGCATAATGAACATAACAACGTATGCTACAATATTTTCAAGTAATTTCGCTACCGTAACTGTACGACGTTCTGAAATTTGGATTGGAGAACGGCTCCCCATGCGAAACGCATTTCGTACAACCGCTCTTGCAACTCGCACAACAACTGCACCAATTGTTAAAATAATACATATTTTTAATGTCGCAACTCCAATATGAGCCCAACGATCAGCATCCAATAAATACTGTTTCGTAGAATTAAACCACTTCGTTAATAAATCCATGTATCTCTACCTCTCCAGCCAAAATTTCTTTTTAGTTATTCTTCTTATTGTATCAGAAGTCTCTCTGATTGCTGAAAAAATTTATAACTTTAATTGCATTTGTTAACTTCTATCCAGGTATAAAATGGAACGAATATATATATACTAGTACTATTATTTCCGTTTTCATTTACATTTTGCAAAAAGTACGCACTTATAGTTTTCCATTTTATTCGCCATATAACATATTTTGAAAATTTATTAAAAGGATGGGTGCTTCATGAATATTGGAAGTTTTCGCTTACCTTTTTTCGAAAAAGAAACTCAAAATGTTATGCACCAAGACTTAGAAGCCTCCGAGACAATCAGTAACTTCTTGCTTTCCCATATTCCTATTCAAACTAATATACCACTTATTCTCGTTTGTATCGGAACAGATCGTTCCACCGGTGATGCACTCGGCCCATTAGTTGGCACTAAGCTAGAACAAGTAGAAATCAAAAACTTCCAAGTGTTCGGCACACTAGATGAACCAGTGCATGC
This region includes:
- a CDS encoding DHH family phosphoesterase, with protein sequence MPEFYKKQWFLYPVYVLAFFVFVLISLLCYFHLIMGISAFFIFCIVLFVVIRFELTFQRNFEKHTTDMITRVKKVSNEAFNQMPIGILLYNKDYGIDWANPYLSSCLGQHALAGWHLYDVSETLLLFIKGETSDDIVSLNNRKFRVFVRKEEKLIYFFDVTEQTEIEKMYEDQRTVLAVIYLDNYDEVTQGLDDQLRTNITSLVTSRLNEWAVKYGAYLKRASSERFFVVLNESILAQMEKGKFNILDQVREETSKRNIPLTLSVGVGSGDMPLSELGAMAQSGLDLALGRGGDQVAIKQATGKVKFYGGKTNPVEKRTRVRARVISHALKDLVLESSNVIIMGHRAPDMDAIGAAIGILKVAQLNERKGYIVLDENDSDKGIKRLMDKVKQNEELWSHFITPDQAMEFANDESLLVVVDTHKPSMVMEEKLVRKIENVVVIDHHRRGEDFIEDPLLVYMEPYASSTAELVTELLEYQPKNLKMTMLEATALLAGIIVDTKSFTFRTGARTFDAASYLRSHGADTVLVQELLKEDMNQYLRVAKAIKNAYIYKNGIAIAKVDSDDYYDQVLIAQSADTLLTMTGIIASFVIAKRGENFIGISGRSLGEVNVQLIMENLGGGGHLTNAATQMKNVTVDEAEEKLRFVIDDYLQGGTQS
- the rpsR gene encoding 30S ribosomal protein S18, with amino-acid sequence MAGRKGGRAKRRKVCFFTSNGITRIDYKDVDLLKRFVSERGKILPRRVTGTSAKYQRKLTVAIKRARQMALLPYVGE
- a CDS encoding mechanosensitive ion channel family protein; translation: MDLLTKWFNSTKQYLLDADRWAHIGVATLKICIILTIGAVVVRVARAVVRNAFRMGSRSPIQISERRTVTVAKLLENIVAYVVMFIMLIAILGVFNINASGLLAGAGVIGLAVGFGAQSLVKDVITGLFILLEDQFSVGDYVKIGQFEGVVLEIGLRTTKVKSWTGEIHTLPNGSIVQVTNYSVSNSVAFVDVSISYEADIAKAEQVIEDLLIELPAQYEKMVTTPQLLGVQTLAASEVILRVIAEVEPMQHAVIARALRKEIKNRLDLHGIEIPYPRMVLYNREELVSGKAL
- the rpsF gene encoding 30S ribosomal protein S6 yields the protein MRKYEIMYIIRPGVEEEAQKALVERFAGVLTNNGAEIINTKEWGKRRLAYEINDLREGFYMILNVNSNAEAINEFDRLAKINEDILRHIVVKEEEK
- a CDS encoding DUF951 domain-containing protein: MKKAHPCGENRWKIIRMGMDIRIKCEGCDHSVMIPRREFDRKVKKILVKHEE
- a CDS encoding YybS family protein, whose translation is MKQTKFITEGAALLAIYAILLLVSLYVPVLGTVVTFALPLPFILFTIKYRLSNAFIIFTAALFITVIVSQPLNLVKTIMFGLIGIVLGSMYKKRKKPIEILMAGTLAYLIGFVLIYVASIKFFNIDLMKQIQNMFNESMAQSEKMVSAAGMPISKEQKELFGQFNEILQTLFPSLLVMVSVCFSWITVLLSGSVLRKLKYDVISWPKFKDIQLPKSIVWYYVIFILLATFIKVEPASYLYMVFSNLYVIFALLLVLQGLTFITFLAHRKGFTKGVPIISFIVCMFIPMMFPLVTILGIIDLGISLRSKIGG
- the ssb gene encoding single-stranded DNA-binding protein, whose protein sequence is MMNRVILVGRLTKDPDLRYTPNGVAVATFTLAVNRAFANQQGEREADFINCVIWRKQAENVANYLKKGSLAGVDGRLQTRNYDGQDGKRVYVTEVLAESVQFLEPRNGGGEQRGSFNQQPSGAGFGNQSSNPFGQSSNSGNSGNTGNSGFTKNDDPFSNVGQPIDISDDDLPF
- the ychF gene encoding redox-regulated ATPase YchF, with the translated sequence MGLTAGIVGLPNVGKSTLFNAITQAGAESANYPFCTIDPNVGIVEVPDERLNKLTELVEPKKTVPTVFEFTDIAGIVKGASKGEGLGNKFLSHIRQVDAICQVVRCFEDENITHVSGKVDPIDDIETINLELILADLESVDKRIERVAKLARQKDKEAVYEHEILVRLKEAFEEGKPARTVEFTEEQMKIVKGLHLLTTKEMLYVANVSEDDIMDPSENKYVQMVKEFAANENSQVIVVCAKIESEIAELDEEEKKVFLEELGIEESGLDQLIRAAYDLLGLATYFTAGVQEVRAWTFKQGMKAPQCAGVIHTDFERGFIRAETVSYDDLMTNGSMTAAKEAGKVRLEGKEYIVKDGDVMHFRFNV